One genomic region from Leifsonia poae encodes:
- a CDS encoding aldo/keto reductase produces the protein MQSPDQGALAPYPDRLLLVTKVGATYDRSLGRLALAQRPEQLRAEVEANLTSLGVDSLAVVNLRRGDTGVGLIASGDQSVDLDSQLAELLALRDAGKIGHIGLSNVDADQLRAALPAQIVCVQNAYSVLDRSAEPVLDLCRETGIAWVPFFPLGSAFAGLPKVAEHPEVVATAAAVGATPAQVGLAWLLAHDEHTLLIPGTADAEHLRENLAVGRVHLDPETIRRLDAIGSTEPPRGSILTP, from the coding sequence GTGCAATCGCCTGATCAGGGGGCCCTCGCGCCGTACCCCGACCGGCTCCTGCTCGTCACCAAGGTCGGCGCCACCTATGACCGATCCCTCGGCCGGCTCGCCTTGGCGCAACGGCCCGAACAGCTGCGCGCGGAGGTCGAAGCGAACCTCACCTCCCTCGGGGTCGACAGCCTCGCCGTCGTCAACCTGCGGCGCGGCGACACGGGCGTCGGGCTCATCGCCTCCGGCGACCAATCCGTCGACCTGGACAGCCAGCTCGCCGAGCTCCTCGCCCTCCGCGATGCCGGCAAGATCGGGCACATCGGGCTGAGCAATGTGGATGCCGACCAGCTACGGGCCGCGCTGCCGGCGCAGATCGTGTGCGTTCAGAACGCCTACAGTGTGCTCGACCGGTCGGCGGAGCCGGTGCTCGACCTCTGCCGCGAGACCGGCATCGCCTGGGTGCCCTTCTTCCCGCTCGGTTCAGCGTTCGCCGGACTGCCCAAGGTGGCCGAGCACCCGGAGGTCGTCGCCACCGCGGCAGCAGTGGGCGCGACACCGGCGCAGGTCGGGTTGGCCTGGCTGCTGGCGCACGACGAGCACACGCTGCTGATCCCGGGCACGGCGGATGCGGAGCATCTGCGCGAGAACCTTGCCGTCGGCCGGGTGCACCTCGACCCGGAGACGATCCGCCGCCTCGACGCGATCGGCTCCACCGAGCCCCCGCGCGGCAGCATCCTCACCCCCTGA
- a CDS encoding TetR/AcrR family transcriptional regulator yields MTDLTNGLRVDAQRNRQRLLEVARRAFATDSKPSLESIARDAGVGIGTLYRNFPTRDALVEAIYRTELDHLSGQAAELLALHAPDVALRAWMDRFADYAVAKRELADALRSMTAPGAITHTTSRDQLAGAVRPLLAAGAESGVLRADVDGLDVVASLVGIFLVAADPAQATRMLDLLMDGLRTVPAASDAR; encoded by the coding sequence TTGACCGATCTCACAAACGGCCTCCGAGTGGATGCGCAGCGCAACCGCCAGCGCCTCCTCGAGGTCGCTCGTCGGGCTTTCGCCACCGACTCCAAGCCCTCCCTGGAGTCGATCGCGCGCGATGCCGGTGTCGGGATCGGCACGCTCTACCGCAACTTCCCCACCCGCGACGCCCTGGTGGAGGCGATCTACCGCACCGAACTCGACCATCTGAGCGGACAGGCGGCCGAACTGCTCGCCCTGCACGCCCCCGATGTCGCGCTGCGGGCCTGGATGGACAGGTTCGCCGACTATGCCGTCGCTAAGCGGGAGCTGGCGGATGCGCTGCGCTCGATGACGGCGCCCGGCGCCATCACCCACACCACTTCGCGCGATCAGCTCGCGGGCGCCGTGCGGCCGCTGCTCGCGGCGGGAGCCGAGAGCGGGGTGCTGCGCGCAGACGTCGACGGCCTGGACGTAGTCGCGTCGCTGGTCGGTATCTTCCTCGTCGCCGCCGACCCCGCCCAGGCGACCCGGATGCTCGACCTGCTGATGGACGGACTGCGCACTGTGCCCGCCGCGTCGGACGCCCGCTGA
- the rimK gene encoding 30S ribosomal protein S6--L-glutamate ligase, with amino-acid sequence MKLAILSRAPQAYSTQRLRAAAQQRGHRVKVLDTLRFAIDLSGEEPDLQYRGKLLSDYDAVLPRIGNSITYFGTAVVRQFEQMDVYTPNTANGITNSRDKLRATQILSRHNIGMPATAFVHSRADVRMAIEKVGGAPVVIKLLEGTQGIGVILAPEAKIAEAIIETLHSTKQNVLIQSFIRESKGRDIRALVVGDRVVAAMRRVASGDEFRSNVHRGGSVEPVELTPAFEQAAVRSAQIMGLRVAGVDMLESNDGPLVMEVNSSPGLEGIETATGLDVAGAIIDFIDNQVAFPEIDVRQRLSVSTGYGVAELVVHGNADLVGKKMRDSGLGDRDITVLTLHRGATVIPNPRGAVELEAGDRLLCFGRLEEMRSMIPERRRRRAKVRKLPKEPIPES; translated from the coding sequence ATGAAACTCGCCATTCTGTCGCGCGCCCCACAGGCGTACTCCACGCAACGGCTGCGGGCGGCGGCGCAGCAACGTGGGCATCGGGTGAAGGTTCTCGACACACTGCGCTTCGCGATCGACCTCTCCGGCGAGGAACCCGACCTGCAGTACCGGGGAAAGCTGCTCTCCGACTACGACGCCGTGCTCCCCCGCATCGGCAACTCGATCACCTACTTCGGCACGGCCGTCGTGCGCCAGTTCGAGCAGATGGACGTGTACACCCCGAACACTGCGAACGGGATCACGAATTCGCGGGACAAGCTGCGAGCCACCCAGATCCTCTCGCGGCACAACATCGGGATGCCCGCGACGGCGTTCGTTCACAGCCGCGCGGATGTGCGGATGGCGATCGAAAAGGTGGGCGGCGCGCCCGTCGTGATCAAGCTGCTGGAGGGGACGCAGGGCATCGGGGTGATCCTGGCCCCGGAGGCGAAGATCGCCGAGGCGATCATCGAGACCCTGCACTCCACCAAGCAGAACGTGCTCATCCAGAGCTTCATCCGGGAGAGCAAGGGGCGCGACATCCGTGCCCTCGTCGTGGGCGATCGCGTCGTCGCGGCGATGCGGCGGGTGGCCAGCGGAGACGAGTTCCGGTCGAATGTGCACCGCGGTGGCAGTGTCGAGCCGGTGGAGCTGACCCCCGCCTTCGAGCAGGCGGCCGTGCGGTCGGCGCAGATCATGGGGCTGCGAGTCGCCGGCGTCGACATGCTCGAGAGCAACGACGGTCCGCTGGTCATGGAGGTCAACTCCTCCCCCGGTCTCGAGGGAATCGAGACCGCGACCGGTTTGGATGTGGCCGGGGCGATCATCGACTTCATCGACAACCAGGTGGCGTTCCCCGAGATCGACGTGCGGCAGCGGCTCAGTGTTTCGACCGGGTACGGCGTCGCCGAGCTCGTCGTGCACGGCAATGCCGACCTCGTGGGCAAGAAGATGCGGGACTCCGGCCTCGGCGACCGCGACATCACCGTTCTGACTCTGCACCGCGGAGCCACGGTCATCCCGAACCCGCGCGGCGCGGTGGAGCTGGAGGCCGGCGACCGGCTGCTCTGTTTCGGCCGGCTCGAAGAGATGCGGTCGATGATCCCGGAGCGGCGGCGGCGGCGCGCGAAGGTGCGCAAGCTCCCCAAGGAGCCGATCCCCGAAAGCTGA
- a CDS encoding ATP-dependent zinc protease family protein translates to MNDDHHSSTIVGWREWVSLPGVGIPWIKAKLDTGARSSALHAYDIEELPDDRVSFRVRPWQQADEDVVVECAVHDRRLVRSSSGHSEQRIVVLMEVRLSGKTVTAEVTLSNRDQMGFRMLIGREALRQGFVVDPGSSFLSGRAPREVRRRNRGRV, encoded by the coding sequence GTGAACGACGACCACCATTCAAGCACCATCGTGGGCTGGCGCGAATGGGTGAGCCTGCCCGGCGTCGGCATCCCCTGGATCAAAGCCAAACTCGACACCGGAGCCCGCAGTTCTGCGCTCCACGCCTACGACATCGAGGAGCTGCCCGACGATCGCGTGAGCTTTCGCGTGCGGCCGTGGCAGCAGGCCGACGAGGATGTGGTGGTCGAGTGTGCGGTGCACGACCGCCGTCTCGTTCGCAGTTCGTCGGGCCACAGCGAGCAGCGCATCGTCGTGCTCATGGAGGTGCGGCTGTCGGGGAAGACGGTGACGGCCGAGGTCACTCTGAGCAACCGTGACCAGATGGGGTTCCGCATGCTCATCGGTCGTGAGGCGCTGCGTCAGGGGTTCGTCGTCGACCCGGGGTCGTCGTTCCTCAGCGGCCGGGCGCCGCGTGAGGTGCGGCGGAGGAACCGCGGTCGGGTCTAG
- a CDS encoding Ppx/GppA phosphatase family protein encodes MRLGVLDVGSNTIHLLVVDAHPGARPIPTATHKSVLRLMRYIAPDGSITGEGTTAILTAITSAMTVAKAEGIDELLPFATSAIREATNGALVLDRIRDETGVELQVLSGEDEARLTFLAVRRWSGWSSGSILLLDIGGGSLEIAAGADEYPEVAVSVPLGAGRSTIGFLHEDPPTSDQVDALRSHARTLLEEAVRPFTNRTGNEHVIGTSKTIRSLARLAGSTIPGPGGTERSLLKRSELSDWVPRLAQIPAEARTALPGITPDRTFQIVARGVVLREAMRAFGVDQLEVCPWALREGIILRYLDHLD; translated from the coding sequence ATGCGCCTCGGAGTTCTCGACGTCGGTTCGAACACCATCCACCTCCTCGTCGTCGATGCGCACCCCGGCGCCCGCCCCATTCCGACCGCGACCCACAAGTCCGTGCTGCGTCTCATGCGCTACATCGCCCCGGACGGCTCGATCACCGGCGAGGGCACGACCGCGATCCTCACCGCGATCACCTCGGCGATGACCGTGGCGAAAGCCGAAGGCATCGACGAGCTCCTGCCCTTCGCCACCTCCGCGATCCGCGAGGCGACCAACGGAGCGCTCGTGCTCGACCGCATCCGCGACGAGACCGGCGTCGAGTTGCAGGTGCTCTCGGGCGAGGATGAGGCCCGCCTCACCTTCCTGGCCGTGCGCCGCTGGTCGGGCTGGTCGTCGGGGAGCATCCTGCTGCTCGACATCGGTGGCGGCTCGCTGGAGATCGCCGCCGGGGCGGACGAGTATCCGGAGGTAGCAGTGTCGGTGCCGCTCGGCGCCGGCCGCAGCACGATCGGCTTCCTGCACGAAGACCCGCCGACCTCCGACCAAGTGGATGCGCTGCGTAGCCACGCCCGCACCCTGCTCGAGGAGGCGGTCCGCCCCTTCACGAACCGCACCGGCAACGAGCATGTGATCGGAACGTCCAAGACCATCCGCTCGCTCGCCCGCCTCGCCGGGTCGACGATTCCCGGACCGGGCGGCACCGAGCGCAGCCTGCTCAAGCGGTCCGAACTCAGCGACTGGGTTCCGCGACTCGCCCAGATTCCGGCGGAGGCGCGCACCGCGCTCCCCGGGATCACCCCCGACCGCACATTCCAGATCGTGGCCCGTGGCGTCGTGCTGCGGGAGGCCATGCGCGCGTTCGGGGTCGACCAGCTGGAGGTGTGCCCGTGGGCGCTGCGCGAAGGCATCATCCTGCGATACCTTGACCACCTCGACTGA
- a CDS encoding SDR family oxidoreductase, which produces MTRTAVVTGAASGIGKATAELLRTRGLTVIGVDLRDADITVDLTTAEGRRRLVEEAGRLSGGTVDEVYAIAGLSAPIPATAGVNYYGALATLEGLRPLLLNSPAPRAVAVASMASLQPHDDELLELFETGTEEAVLTRAAALAETPESGFLIYSTSKRALARWIRRTAPTADWAGSGIPLNAIAPGVVLTPMTADLVRTEEGREQLTRQVPMPLNGPFGPEVAADLLTWLGSEENSRLCGQVIFIDGGYDALTRGDSTW; this is translated from the coding sequence ATGACCAGAACAGCCGTCGTCACCGGCGCAGCGAGCGGAATCGGCAAAGCGACCGCCGAACTGCTGCGCACGCGCGGACTCACCGTGATCGGCGTCGACCTGCGCGACGCCGACATCACCGTCGACCTGACCACTGCCGAGGGTCGCCGGCGGCTCGTCGAGGAGGCCGGTCGCCTCTCCGGCGGCACCGTCGACGAGGTCTACGCGATCGCCGGGCTCAGCGCCCCCATCCCCGCCACCGCCGGCGTCAACTACTACGGTGCCCTGGCCACACTCGAAGGCCTGCGCCCGCTGCTGCTGAACTCCCCCGCGCCGCGGGCCGTGGCCGTGGCCTCGATGGCCTCGCTGCAACCGCACGACGACGAGCTCCTCGAGCTGTTCGAGACCGGCACCGAGGAGGCCGTGCTCACCCGCGCTGCCGCCCTCGCCGAGACCCCCGAGTCGGGCTTCCTCATCTACTCGACGAGCAAACGCGCCCTGGCACGCTGGATCCGCCGCACCGCGCCGACCGCCGACTGGGCCGGCTCCGGCATCCCCCTGAACGCGATCGCCCCGGGCGTGGTCCTCACCCCGATGACCGCCGACCTCGTGCGCACCGAAGAAGGCCGCGAGCAGCTCACCCGACAGGTGCCGATGCCCCTCAACGGCCCCTTCGGCCCCGAGGTCGCCGCCGATCTGCTCACCTGGCTGGGCAGCGAAGAGAACAGCCGCCTATGCGGACAGGTGATCTTCATCGACGGCGGCTACGACGCCCTCACGCGCGGCGACTCGACCTGGTGA
- a CDS encoding MarR family winged helix-turn-helix transcriptional regulator — protein sequence MTEDDEQTPGLDYRSEPLAALLDVFALWSSGDFMNSLARRVGYDLDPTSIVAITVLARDGAIRPSDLAERLHVGASAVSKIAARLGAETLVEKTADPDDARATLLRLTEHGRDVVASLIDTGDAMMADLLSDWSADERARFTSLLERFRDDASAFAQSLQPPARSASDSTHPDPEPDPDPELKEDKK from the coding sequence ATGACCGAGGACGATGAGCAGACACCCGGGCTGGACTACCGGTCCGAGCCGCTCGCCGCTCTCCTCGACGTCTTCGCACTCTGGAGTTCCGGCGACTTCATGAACTCCCTGGCGCGCCGCGTGGGATACGACCTCGACCCGACCAGCATCGTCGCGATCACCGTGCTCGCCCGAGACGGTGCGATACGCCCGAGCGACCTGGCGGAGCGTCTGCACGTCGGCGCTTCCGCCGTCTCCAAGATCGCCGCACGCCTCGGCGCCGAAACCCTCGTGGAGAAGACGGCCGACCCGGATGACGCCCGCGCGACGCTCCTGCGACTCACGGAGCACGGACGAGACGTGGTGGCCTCCCTGATCGACACCGGCGACGCCATGATGGCAGACCTGCTGAGCGACTGGTCGGCCGACGAACGCGCCCGGTTCACCAGCCTGCTCGAACGCTTCCGCGACGATGCATCCGCCTTCGCCCAGAGCCTCCAGCCGCCCGCTCGAAGCGCGAGCGACTCGACTCATCCCGATCCCGAACCCGATCCCGATCCCGAACTGAAAGAGGACAAGAAATGA
- a CDS encoding OmpA family protein yields MTSRFARAGLAVATVLTLAAGLTACASVTAAGAACDQSQKRNLGVVAGSTANAPTTALAASAIAQLKSVGESNGSVTVVVPSGKPQVMGTTVIGSTAQDAVVCQSDQRNKLTQITSYINALKASSPEVDFLDAIDQAARTLGSHSMGVLVQGSGLQTTDPLNFSTSGLLYAEPAQVVSDLQTRKLLPADLSGVTVYWSGLGDVAGAQTPLTIPARSNLAAIWTAVIKAAGGTLSLLPEPASGSATAGLPAVTTVPVESVQTKTDWSHPIVIRNSDLLFTKDTATFADPTAAQAVLAQLVPSIEQNAQLVTITGTASKDQATDNTADTALSLRRADAVKAALVQLSVPASLLTTAGVGFSWCGWKSETDASGSYSDALAEQNRSVILTSPGVSLCE; encoded by the coding sequence GTGACCTCCCGCTTCGCTCGCGCCGGCCTGGCCGTCGCCACCGTGCTCACCCTCGCCGCCGGACTCACCGCCTGCGCCTCTGTCACCGCTGCCGGCGCAGCCTGCGACCAATCGCAGAAGCGCAATCTGGGCGTCGTCGCCGGCAGCACGGCGAACGCGCCGACCACCGCCCTCGCCGCCTCCGCGATCGCCCAGCTCAAGTCCGTCGGCGAGAGCAACGGAAGCGTGACGGTCGTCGTCCCATCGGGCAAACCGCAGGTGATGGGCACGACGGTGATCGGGTCGACCGCCCAGGATGCGGTGGTCTGCCAGAGCGACCAGCGGAACAAGCTCACTCAGATCACCTCATACATCAATGCTCTCAAGGCGTCCTCCCCCGAAGTCGACTTCCTCGACGCCATCGACCAGGCAGCCCGCACCCTCGGCTCCCACTCGATGGGCGTTCTCGTGCAGGGCAGTGGCCTCCAGACCACCGATCCGCTCAACTTCTCCACCAGCGGCCTGCTCTACGCCGAACCCGCGCAGGTCGTCAGCGACCTCCAGACCCGCAAGCTGCTGCCCGCCGATCTCTCAGGAGTCACCGTCTACTGGTCGGGCCTCGGCGACGTCGCCGGCGCCCAGACGCCGCTGACCATTCCCGCCCGCAGCAACCTCGCCGCGATCTGGACGGCCGTCATCAAGGCCGCCGGCGGCACACTCTCCCTGCTTCCCGAACCGGCCTCCGGTTCGGCCACCGCCGGGCTACCCGCCGTCACCACCGTTCCCGTCGAGTCCGTGCAGACCAAGACCGATTGGTCCCACCCGATCGTCATCCGGAACAGCGACCTCCTGTTCACGAAAGACACCGCCACCTTCGCCGACCCGACCGCGGCGCAGGCCGTTCTCGCCCAGCTCGTCCCCTCGATCGAGCAGAACGCTCAGCTCGTGACCATCACGGGCACCGCGTCCAAAGACCAGGCCACCGACAACACCGCCGACACCGCGCTTTCCCTGCGGCGTGCAGACGCCGTGAAGGCAGCGCTCGTGCAGCTCAGCGTGCCCGCATCCCTGCTGACGACGGCAGGCGTCGGCTTCTCCTGGTGCGGCTGGAAAAGCGAGACGGATGCGTCCGGCTCGTACTCGGACGCCCTCGCGGAGCAGAATCGCTCGGTCATCCTGACCTCGCCCGGTGTCTCGCTCTGCGAATAG
- a CDS encoding TetR/AcrR family transcriptional regulator translates to MATDTLTTSPAAAAPGLRERKKQETRDAIHQAALRLVAQNGITATSVDAICSEAVVSSRTFFNYFPSKVAAIIGHSVVQITDAQREEFLAGTGEQNLVRDLCRLLKGITDSLTRHEADRWAFRELLARRPEIVPELRLLVTEIRHQLAELAARRTTPERARLGAALVVSALTSAFDAPLDPRIDSDTDDWLFAAVTEMHDIAACSLPATHPRG, encoded by the coding sequence ATGGCGACGGACACGCTCACCACCTCCCCGGCCGCCGCCGCCCCCGGATTGCGCGAGCGCAAGAAGCAGGAGACACGCGACGCAATCCACCAGGCCGCCCTGCGGCTCGTCGCCCAGAACGGAATCACTGCCACCTCGGTCGACGCGATCTGCTCCGAGGCGGTCGTCTCCAGTCGCACCTTCTTCAACTACTTCCCGTCGAAGGTCGCCGCGATCATCGGGCACTCCGTCGTGCAGATCACGGACGCTCAGCGCGAAGAGTTCCTCGCCGGAACGGGCGAGCAGAACCTGGTGCGCGACCTCTGCCGGCTCCTCAAAGGCATCACCGATTCACTCACGCGTCACGAGGCCGACCGGTGGGCGTTCCGCGAGCTGCTCGCGCGCCGCCCGGAGATCGTGCCCGAACTGCGCCTGCTCGTCACCGAGATCCGGCACCAGCTGGCCGAACTTGCCGCCCGGCGCACAACGCCCGAACGAGCGCGCCTCGGCGCCGCCCTCGTCGTCTCCGCCCTCACCTCCGCATTCGACGCACCACTCGACCCCCGGATCGACTCCGACACCGACGATTGGCTGTTCGCCGCCGTGACGGAGATGCACGACATCGCCGCCTGTTCCCTGCCCGCGACGCACCCGCGAGGCTGA
- a CDS encoding MarR family winged helix-turn-helix transcriptional regulator gives MSGLTLVSVESDARRDAVGSVEDSISRLMRSVRTTMADNASAFDPELQPSAYAIMSVVNTKCPVAPAVIIELTGMDKSSVSRQLRILKDSGYITSEPDPDDRRADLYSPTPEAGARFAAIRAANRERFGNSFDGWEEHEVVEFAALLERFIRPATGEG, from the coding sequence ATGAGCGGGCTTACGCTGGTATCCGTGGAATCGGATGCACGTCGCGACGCAGTCGGATCGGTCGAAGACTCGATCAGCCGTCTGATGCGCTCCGTGCGCACGACGATGGCAGACAACGCGTCGGCCTTCGACCCCGAGCTGCAGCCGTCCGCGTACGCGATCATGAGCGTTGTCAACACGAAATGCCCGGTCGCGCCGGCCGTGATCATCGAGCTGACCGGCATGGACAAGAGCTCAGTGAGCCGGCAGCTGCGCATCCTCAAAGATTCCGGATACATCACCAGTGAGCCCGACCCCGACGATCGTCGGGCCGATCTGTACTCCCCCACCCCCGAAGCCGGAGCGCGGTTCGCGGCCATCCGCGCCGCGAACCGCGAACGCTTCGGCAACTCGTTCGACGGGTGGGAGGAGCACGAGGTCGTGGAGTTCGCGGCCCTGCTCGAACGCTTCATCCGGCCGGCGACCGGGGAGGGTTGA
- a CDS encoding MDR family MFS transporter has protein sequence MTTETTTTAPSAPPTTKRQVLVPLSGLLLGMFVALLASTVVSSSLPKIIADLGGSQSGYTWVITATLLATTVSTPIWGKLADLTNRKLLIQLSLIIFVVGSGLAGLSQSTEMLIFFRVLQGLGAGGLTALVQVVMADIIPPRDRGRYMGLLGAIMAVATVGGPLLGGVITDSVGWRWNFYIAVPFAIAAIIVLQRTLHIPTHKRKVTIDYLGAVLIAGGVSLLLIWVSLAGNDFDWGSATSIIMVVGAVLLLALAVLVELKAKEPIIPMTLFKNRTFWLAIVASISVGVAMFGTSVFLSQYMQLARGKTPTESGLLTIPMIAGVLLSSVVIGQVISRTGKWKRYMVIGSILLTIGLALMGTIRYDTSFALVFVYMFVMGAGVGMVMQNLVLIVQNAVDPRQIGTASASVAFFRSLGGTIGVSVMGAVLGSRITTLVLDGVAKLGIDPSKSGISGGAIPNLSTLPAPIRTVIESAYGEAVADVFLIAVPLAIISIIAISFLPNLKLGSKTSVEQIAEQESAAEALIVASAAEIAGDPAGETLQEEERARHDSAGAADRS, from the coding sequence GTGACGACTGAAACCACCACGACGGCGCCGAGTGCACCGCCTACCACCAAACGCCAGGTCCTCGTGCCGCTCTCCGGGCTGCTGCTCGGAATGTTCGTCGCCCTGCTCGCGAGCACCGTCGTCTCGAGCTCACTGCCGAAGATCATCGCCGACCTCGGCGGAAGCCAGTCCGGCTACACCTGGGTGATCACCGCCACCCTGCTCGCCACCACCGTGAGCACGCCCATCTGGGGCAAGCTGGCCGACCTCACGAACCGCAAGCTGCTCATCCAGCTCTCCCTGATCATCTTCGTCGTCGGCTCCGGTCTCGCCGGACTCTCGCAGTCCACAGAGATGCTGATCTTCTTCCGCGTGCTCCAGGGCCTCGGCGCCGGCGGCCTGACCGCCCTCGTGCAGGTCGTGATGGCCGACATCATCCCGCCGCGCGACCGCGGCCGCTACATGGGCCTGCTCGGCGCGATCATGGCGGTCGCGACCGTCGGCGGCCCATTGCTCGGCGGCGTGATCACCGACTCCGTCGGCTGGCGCTGGAACTTCTACATCGCCGTGCCGTTCGCGATCGCCGCGATCATCGTGCTGCAGCGGACGCTCCACATCCCCACCCACAAGCGCAAGGTCACCATCGACTACCTCGGCGCCGTGCTGATCGCCGGCGGCGTCTCGCTGCTGCTCATCTGGGTCTCGCTGGCCGGAAACGACTTCGACTGGGGCTCGGCGACGAGCATCATCATGGTCGTCGGCGCTGTGCTGCTGCTCGCCCTCGCCGTGCTGGTGGAGCTCAAGGCGAAAGAGCCGATCATCCCGATGACCCTGTTCAAGAACCGCACGTTCTGGCTGGCGATCGTGGCCAGCATCTCGGTGGGCGTCGCGATGTTCGGCACCTCGGTCTTCCTCAGCCAGTACATGCAGCTCGCCCGCGGCAAGACCCCGACCGAGTCGGGACTGCTCACGATCCCGATGATCGCCGGCGTGCTGCTCTCATCGGTGGTGATCGGCCAGGTCATCAGCCGCACCGGCAAGTGGAAGCGCTACATGGTGATCGGCTCGATCCTGCTCACCATCGGACTCGCCCTCATGGGAACGATCCGATACGACACCAGCTTCGCGCTCGTCTTCGTCTACATGTTCGTGATGGGCGCCGGCGTCGGCATGGTGATGCAGAACCTCGTGCTCATCGTGCAGAACGCCGTCGACCCCCGCCAGATCGGCACAGCGAGCGCGTCCGTCGCGTTCTTCCGCAGCCTCGGCGGCACCATCGGCGTCTCGGTGATGGGAGCCGTCCTCGGCTCCCGCATCACAACGCTGGTGCTGGACGGTGTGGCCAAACTCGGCATCGACCCCTCGAAGTCGGGCATCTCGGGCGGCGCGATCCCCAACCTCAGCACACTGCCCGCCCCCATCCGCACGGTGATCGAATCCGCCTACGGCGAAGCGGTCGCAGATGTGTTCCTGATCGCCGTGCCGCTGGCGATCATCTCGATCATCGCCATCTCGTTCCTGCCCAATCTGAAGCTGGGCTCGAAGACCTCGGTCGAGCAGATCGCCGAGCAGGAGTCGGCGGCCGAGGCCCTCATCGTGGCAAGCGCCGCCGAGATCGCTGGCGACCCCGCCGGCGAAACCCTGCAGGAGGAGGAGCGGGCCCGCCACGACAGTGCGGGTGCCGCCGATCGGAGCTGA